A window of the Cutaneotrichosporon cavernicola HIS019 DNA, chromosome: 6 genome harbors these coding sequences:
- a CDS encoding uncharacterized protein (Alpha/beta hydrolase family): MSDSKNVLQTVVDSQVQFLTKGAHRAPLQNYPSDAGLEYEKVWFPAVGGVMLEGWWIPRPSATRVILCNHPMTFNKGGYPGSKPGFDAFGLIDVNFIPDYADLHKAGYAVLAYERRTHGLSYSNWGETSTVGAHESRDVAGAMRFLSTWGPTRDLEVALDLRCMGAKSGIAAFKNFPQDMAPARAFVALQPVSAGAFVARAAEGAGVDLAKALQEFDKGVWAAIVLRAGDLFPQSSAAQVKIPTLVAQVKGDMFADAPKDTQEIFDGLGASEKKLY, encoded by the exons ATG AGCGACTCCAAGAACGTCCTCCAGACTGTCGTCGACAGTCAGGTCCAATTCCTTACGAAAGGGGCCCATCGTGCCCCGTTGCAGAACTACCCCTCCGACGCGGGACTCGAGTACGAGAAGGTGTGGTTCCCGGCTGTTGGCGGTGTCATGCTTGAAGGGTGGTGGATCCCGCGCCCCAGTGCCACACGCGTGATCCTCTGTAACCATCCAATGACGTTCAACAAGGGTGGCTACCCAGGCTCGAAGCCCGGCTTTGACGCTTTTGGCCTCATCGACGTCAACTTTATCCCGGACTATGCGGACCTCCACAAGGCAGGGTACGCGGTCCTGGCGTACGAACGGCGCACCCACGGCCTCTCGTACAGCAACTGGGGCGAGACGTCCACCGTGGGTGCCCACGAGAGTCGTGACGTCGCCGGCGCGATGCGCTTCCTCTCAACGTGGGGCCCGACGCGTGACTTGGAAGTCGCCCTCGATCTTCGCTGCATGGGTGCCAAATCGGGCATCGCGGCGTTCAAGAACTTCCCGCAGGACATGGCCCCGGCTAGAGCCTTTGTGGCCCTTCAGCCGGTCAGCGCGGGCGCGTTTGTCGCCAGGGCtgccgagggcgccggTGTCGATCTTGCCAAGGCGCTCCAGGAGTTTGACAAGGGCGTGTGGGCGGCGATTGTCCTGCGTGCAGGCGACCTTTTCCCACAGAGCTCGGCCGCTCAAGTCAAGATCCccacgctcgtcgcgcaggtcAAGGGCGACATGTTCGCCGATGCTCCGAAGGATACGCAGGAGATCTTTGATGGACTCGGCGCCAGTGAGAAGAAGCTCTACTGA